Proteins from a single region of Choloepus didactylus isolate mChoDid1 chromosome 10, mChoDid1.pri, whole genome shotgun sequence:
- the LOC119545216 gene encoding interferon alpha-14-like, giving the protein MTSLSLMDCSFLLLLSTTACSLDCHFQRSSSNREILQHLENLGGKFPLGCLKDRNNFKFLQVSKADEFRKESALVVIQEMQQQIFNAFNLNVSQSSWDESSLERFLSALYQQMEKTEMCLEQEIRKEGHSSLQRKNTRLEIKKYFQGIHDYLEDQKYSHCAWEVVRVEIRRCFLFIEQLTRRLKDQEIGQLHN; this is encoded by the coding sequence ATGACCAGCTTGAGCTTGATGGACTGCTCTTTCCTGCTACTTCTCTCCACGACCGCCTGCTCTCTGGACTGTCACTTTCAAAGGAGCAGCAGCAACCGGGAGATTTTACAACATTTAGAAAACCTAGGAGGCAAATTTCCTCTGGGATGTTTAAAGGATAGGAACAACTTCAAATTCCTCCAGGTTTCAAAAGCTGATGAGTTTCGAAAGGAAAGTGCTCTCGTTGtcatccaagaaatgcagcagcAGATCTTCAATGCTTTCAACCTGAATGTCTCCCAATCTTCTTGGGATGAAAGCAGCTTAGAAAGATTCCTAAGTGCACTTTATCAGCAAATGGAGAAGACAGAGATGTGCCTGGAGCAGGAAATCAGAAAGGAGGGCCATTCATCCTTGCAAAGAAAGAATACCAGACTTGAAATAAAGAAGTATTTCCAAGGAATTCATGACTATTTGGAAGATCAAAAATACAGCCACTGTGCCTGGGAGGTCGTCCGTGTAGAAATCCGAAGGTGTTTTCTGTTCATTGAGCAGCTCACAAGAAGACTCAAGGACCAAGAAATAGGTCAATTACATAACTAA